A single region of the Vicia villosa cultivar HV-30 ecotype Madison, WI linkage group LG4, Vvil1.0, whole genome shotgun sequence genome encodes:
- the LOC131597121 gene encoding uncharacterized protein LOC131597121, which translates to MSKWGWRFLSDRESVWFKFLEFRYGKGMEALCGIIPNRILLKASLWWRDVRNVCGFEVNDRPWFSDCISWRLGDGESICFWDHAWMGHTPFKVIFPHLYGLCSPSNPISSSSSYVSFVANMGVWVDNV; encoded by the coding sequence ATGAGTAAATGGGGATGGAGATTCTTATCGGATAGAGAGTcggtttggttcaaatttttggAGTTTAGGTATGGTAAGGGTATGGAGGCTCTTTGCGGAATAATTCCCAATAGGATCCTATTGAAAGCGTCGCTTTGGTGGAGGGATGTTCGTAATGTTTGCGGGTTTGAAGTTAACGATAGACCTTGGTTTTCGGATTGCATCTCTTGGAGATTAGGGGATGGAGAATCTATTTGTTTTTGGGATCATGCTTGGATGGGCCATACGCCTTTTAAGGTGATTTTCCCTCACCTTTACGGTTTGTGTTCTCCTTCTAATCctatatcttcttcttcttcctatgTTTCTTTTGTCGCCAATATGGGTGTTTGGGTGGATAATGTGTGA